GGCCGGGCGCCACGGCGTTGACGCGAACTCCCTTGGGGCCCAGCATCGCCGCGAGGTTGACCATGAGGTTGTTGAGGGCGGCCTTGGTGGCGGCGTAGTCGAGCAGCGGCTCCGACGGCGAGAAGGCCTGGATCGAGGTGGTGATGAGCACCGAGGAGCCCGCGGCCATCGTCGGGGCAACGGCCTGGGTCAGCCAGAACGTCGCGAAGACGTTGGTCTCGAAGGTGCGCTCGAGCTGCCCGGGTGGGAACTCCTCGAGGTCGGGCTGGGCCATCTGGAAGGCGGCGTTGCAGACGAGCACGTCGATGCCGCCGAGCCCGCTCCGGGCCTGCTCGGCGACGTCGCGGGCCGCCTCCTCGGTGCGGATGTCGGCCGGGATGAGCACGCACGTGCGGCCCGCCTTCTCCACCTCGGCGCGCACCTGCTCGGCGTCCCCGGCCTCCTC
This Knoellia sp. p5-6-4 DNA region includes the following protein-coding sequences:
- a CDS encoding SDR family oxidoreductase, encoding MPEPTTDQTLANIPAQQQEWPGHTAEMTPTPDHGEQSWTGRDRLTGKRALITGGDSGIGRATAIAFAKEGADVAIAFLPEEAGDAEQVRAEVEKAGRTCVLIPADIRTEEAARDVAEQARSGLGGIDVLVCNAAFQMAQPDLEEFPPGQLERTFETNVFATFWLTQAVAPTMAAGSSVLITTSIQAFSPSEPLLDYAATKAALNNLMVNLAAMLGPKGVRVNAVAPGPIWTPLIPATFGEDKVEGFGADTPLGRAGQPIEVASAFVYLASDEASYVSGTVLGVTGGKPVF